Below is a genomic region from Hippea sp. KM1.
AGCCTGTATCTTGTTTTTCAGCTTTGCCATATAGGATGCATACTTTAGCTGTTGCGTTCCTATACTTATTGTGGCCTCTCTTTTGGCGTTTTTGTATTCATACTGGCTGGATGTGCCCGAAGCAAAACCACTCTTCTTGTTTAATACACCCTCTCTAAACAGGCCGCCCTTTATCTTTACGATATTGCTCTTTTTCTGCCTATTTATGCCAGAGGATTCCTTTTTTTGCCTTGATGGTTTCTTAAAAACTGTCTTATGTTCTATCCTATTTTTTGATACCCTGGGTTTTACGGATCGGGACTTTGCCTGGCCAAGCGGTATTTTCTCCTGTTTCGAATAGACCCGCGCCACACCCTTGCGTTGTATATTCGCCGCTATCTTGTGTTTTTCTTGGCTCTGACTCTTCTGTTTTACTGCCTTTTTGGGCTCTGGCAGGCTAACAACATCAACAAACACCTGCTCAGGCGGCTTTGGAATCGGGAGTTCTTTCGGTTTTAAAAGCATAAATAAAACAAAAAACAAAGCGGCATGGAGAAAAACGGAAAACGCTATAGATAAAAAAACAGACCATCTAAACTTCTTCATCGAAGAGAATATATAACCAAACGGTTTAATTTACAAGAAAAGCTAAGGCTCTATAGCCTTGATAAGCTCAACAATAAACTCATTATAAGGCGTTGGAATGCCCTTATCCTTTCCAAGTCTAACCACAATACCGTTTAGCGAATCTATCTCGGTCTTTTGCAAATTCTCTATATCCTGCAACATGGATGAACGATGGGTGTATGTTAAGGGTATCAGCTTTGAGTAAAACACATCCTTATATTCGGCAGCGCTTTTGAAGAATGTCTCATAGCCGTAAGCATGCATAACATCAAATATCTCATCGATGATTCTGTCCATGATCCTCTTTGTCTGGGGCTTTTCGGCCAATTTTCCATATTCTGTCCTCAAGATAGCACCCAACGGGTTTAAGGCACAGTTGTAAAGGAGTTTTGCCCACAGATGCTTATCCACCTCCTCAGAAACCACAGCATCGAATCCGCCCCTATTCAGGGCATCAACAACCCCCTGGGTCTGACTTGATAGCTCTTTTTTAAAGATGTTGCCCAAAACCATCTTATCTGCATGCACTGTAATTTCAACCTCATTGGGCGATTTCCTGTAAAAACCGGTGATTATACGAGCTGAAAAAACCCTCTCCTTAAAAAAACACCCCTCAAATCGCTCGGCATTGCCCCATCCATTTTGAACAACGAGCAGGCGGGTATTTTTAAGCCTATCCTTAACCCTGCACAGCTCAAAAGCCACCCTATCGTTTACATAGGTTTTTGTCGTTATCAAAACCCAATCGAACGAATCATCTATCTCATCAAATCCCTTAATTAAATCGTATTGACCACGCCCAAAGGCAAACTCGCCGAATATGCCGTTTACCTTAAAGCCCCTTTGCAGGTAATCAAAACTCCTTTTTGTGGAAAACAGGCACACATCCTGACCTGCATTCAACAGGAATGCAGAAAGACCCAATCCCACACCGCCGCTGCCTATAACCAAAAACCTCATATCTCTACATCCAATAGGGGTATATAGAAATTAGCGCCCAAACAATCCGTATCCGTCAAAGAACCTGCAGCCGAATCCCTCAAGAACGACACCTTTAGGGTATTAATACCGTCGCACTCAAAATACCTCAAATCATCCCTATTGTAAAGCCTTTTGAAGAAATCCTCATTCAGCTTGAGTTTGGCCTTTTTGTAAACCTCTTCGTCCTTAAATACAATATCTATCGTTATATGCCAAACACCGGCATTCTTGCTCCTTAAAACACTTACAGCCTCTTTCAACCTCAAAGCTCTATCTCCTCTATATAAAACCTATCCTCAATCTTCTCATCCTCTGCTATATGATACACACTAAATTCATACACACCGCCCACATCTATCTCAGCCGGCGAATACGGAAAAGCCACATTGGCGCCTGTTGCTATCCTGCCCTTGTAATCATAATGCTGCAGATGGGCCTTCACAACGGAACAGACCCTATGGGCAAACCTCTGATCCTCAGCAACAACATCCACAATCAAGCCTACCTCATGAAGATTACTATCAAACTCAAAGCTCCCCAAGACGCCGTTTTTGCCGTATTGCCTAAAGGTTAAGCTAAATCCATCACCAAACTCACTTGCCGCCCTATCCCTAACATCATCAAGTATACCATCAAGCTGAGCTATCATATCGGGGTTTCTTATGCCCATTATGGCTATCGTTCTATATCCAGAGAACCTGGCACCCTCAAGCTTAAAGCTCTTTTTGCTCTTTTCCTTCCATTCTGCACCGTAAATCCTAACCGTCCTTTGGTCATACTCCTCATAAACGGCATTGTTCAAAAATAGCGTCCCATCTGGCTCCTCTATAACATACGGGTCTGTGTTTTCATAAAGCGAATGTGCTAAAGCCGACGACGGTGTGCATCTCCTAACTGGATTGGGCGGCCTTAAATAGAAGGCATCATCATCAACAAAACCTAAAAGGGCATCAGACGGGCTTGCCGGTTTTGCGCATAAAGCCCCACATTCGATAATCTTTGACATATGCCACACCAAAGCAGGATCATAACCCTTAAGGAGTGGATATGCAGCATAGATGGATGCATCCGTCGCCCTGCCTGCAACAATCAAATCCGCCCCCATCTTCAAGGCCTCAATAAACTTAGAAACACCCATCTGGGCAACTATGTGTGTTGAGGAGAGTATATCCTCCTCATTGAGTTCTGGATTGCCCTCATAGCTTTTAATCTTACCCTCTCTTAAAAGTGATAGCACATACTCCTTATCAAGCTCAGAATGTATTACTGCCACCTTAAGATGGAGATTGTTGTCCCTTGCTATGTCCCTAACAACCTCCATAAACCCATCAAGGTGAACATCGGCCCCTGCATAGCCAGCAGAACCAACAATAAAGGGGATTCCCCTTTTTGAAGCCTCAATCAATGGATACTCTAAATCGTTGCGGGTTGCCTGATAGTTGGCCTTCATGCTCCCAGAACCCAGAAAGAACGGACCTGAATCGATAGAACCTGCATCCACACCGATATAATCGATATCCTCTGCTATAGCCCTATCAAAGGACTCCTTGTTATAGCCATAACCCAACTGCCCCATCAAAGAGAGCGCTTTCAGCATTTACATACCTCTATGTTGCTCAACTATCCTGTTGTTGTCATCCACTATAACAATGTGTGGCTGATACCCATCAAGCTTTTCTTCCTCCATCATGCCAAAGGCGGCTATGATTATCTTGTCACCCACGGCCACCTTCCTTGCAGCCGCACCGTTTAGACATATAACACCGCTGCCGCGCTTGCCCTTTATCGTATAGGTCTGAAAGCGCTCACCGTTGTCTATGTTCCAGATATGAACCAGCTCAAACTCCCTCATATTGGCAGCTTCCATCAGATCCTCATCGATCGTTATGCTGCCAACATAGTTTAAATCGGCCTCTGTCACCGTTGCCCTGTGAATCTTACCAATCAAAACTTCCCTCAACATCTATTCAAACCTCCAAACACTTTTTTCAAAACCACATGTTATCAATGAGTCTTGTTGAACCCAAAAATACAGCCAAAGAGACAAGCGTATCGCCATCCTTGACCTCATTTATAGGCTCAAGACTGCTTAAGCTATTTACGCTTATGTAATCTATCCTCGCAAGCGGATACTCTTTTATAACCCTTTCCATCTCATTTTTGATTGCCTGCGCATCCTTTTCTCCATTCTCTATAAGCTCTTTGGCCCTCAACAGGGCTCTATACAAACACACCGCCTGCCTTCTTTCCTCTTCATTGAGGTATTTATTACGGGAACTCAACGCAAGCCCATCGCTCTCCCTTACAATGGGCATACCCACTATCTCTATATCCATATTGAGGTCCTTGACCATCCTCTTTATGACTATCAACTGCTGGGCATCCTTTTTGCCGAAATACGCCCTGTGGGGTTTTGTTATATTAAACAGCTTTGCAACGACGGTCGTAACCCCCCTAAAGTGCGTCGGCCTGCTCTTGCCCTCAAGCACCCTGGTTAGCTTATCGACCTCCACATAGGTCTGGAATCCATCGGGATACATATCCTCCACGGAAGGATAAAAGACAAAATCAACCCCTTCCCCCTCCAGCAGAGCCTCATCCCTTTCTATATCCCTCGGATACCTATCCAGATCCTCATTGGGCGCAAACTGAAGCGGATTTACAAATATACTGACAAACACCACATCGTTGTCCTCTTTGGCCCTCCTAACAAGCGACAAATGGCCCTCATGCAGATAGCCCATCGTAGGCACAAAGCCTATCCTTTTGCCCCATTCCCTGTATTTATTGGCAATGGCCTGCATCTCTAAGGCAGAATGAACCACCCTCATATTAGCACCTCATAGGTAAGAATGTTCATCGGTCGGAAACTCTCCGTTTTTGACCTCTTTTATGTATTCTTTTATACCATCAACAGCGTCCTTTTTGAGATGGGCATACCTCTTTACGAACTTCGGCTTGAAATCATCAAACAGGCCCAGCATATCGTGGAATACCAGCACCTGCCCATCTGTATGAACGCCCGCGCCTATGCCAATGGTTGGCACCTTGACGGATTCTGTAATCTCTCTGGCAAGCTGTTTTGGAACAGACTCAAGCACTATCGAAAAGACGCCGGCCTCTTGCAAGAACCTTGCATCCTCCTTGATCTTATTTGCTTCAGCCTCATCCTTGCCCCTGGCCTTGTATGAACCAAAAATGTTTATCGACTGCGGTGTCAATCCCAGATGACCCATCACGGGTATACCTGCTGCCACAATGCTGTTTATTGTAGGCACAAACTCCCTTCCACCTTCAAGCTTAACCGCATCGCAGCCGGTCTCCTTTAATATTCTGCCAGCGTTCCTTACAGCCTCAACATAGTCAGCCTGATAACTCATAAACGGCATATCCACAACGATTAACGCATTCCTTACCCCCTGGCGCACCATCTTTGCATGGTAAATCATCTCA
It encodes:
- a CDS encoding energy transducer TonB family protein, which translates into the protein MKKFRWSVFLSIAFSVFLHAALFFVLFMLLKPKELPIPKPPEQVFVDVVSLPEPKKAVKQKSQSQEKHKIAANIQRKGVARVYSKQEKIPLGQAKSRSVKPRVSKNRIEHKTVFKKPSRQKKESSGINRQKKSNIVKIKGGLFREGVLNKKSGFASGTSSQYEYKNAKREATISIGTQQLKYASYMAKLKNKIQAVWVYPNKAIQTGQQGALLILFSIDKNGRLVRLKLIRSSGYPVLDDAALQAVRDASPFAPLPKRLGIDVLNIYATFEYKLSNYFIY
- a CDS encoding ketopantoate reductase family protein, translating into MRFLVIGSGGVGLGLSAFLLNAGQDVCLFSTKRSFDYLQRGFKVNGIFGEFAFGRGQYDLIKGFDEIDDSFDWVLITTKTYVNDRVAFELCRVKDRLKNTRLLVVQNGWGNAERFEGCFFKERVFSARIITGFYRKSPNEVEITVHADKMVLGNIFKKELSSQTQGVVDALNRGGFDAVVSEEVDKHLWAKLLYNCALNPLGAILRTEYGKLAEKPQTKRIMDRIIDEIFDVMHAYGYETFFKSAAEYKDVFYSKLIPLTYTHRSSMLQDIENLQKTEIDSLNGIVVRLGKDKGIPTPYNEFIVELIKAIEP
- a CDS encoding DUF4387 domain-containing protein; the protein is MRLKEAVSVLRSKNAGVWHITIDIVFKDEEVYKKAKLKLNEDFFKRLYNRDDLRYFECDGINTLKVSFLRDSAAGSLTDTDCLGANFYIPLLDVEI
- a CDS encoding acyclic terpene utilization AtuA family protein, with amino-acid sequence MLKALSLMGQLGYGYNKESFDRAIAEDIDYIGVDAGSIDSGPFFLGSGSMKANYQATRNDLEYPLIEASKRGIPFIVGSAGYAGADVHLDGFMEVVRDIARDNNLHLKVAVIHSELDKEYVLSLLREGKIKSYEGNPELNEEDILSSTHIVAQMGVSKFIEALKMGADLIVAGRATDASIYAAYPLLKGYDPALVWHMSKIIECGALCAKPASPSDALLGFVDDDAFYLRPPNPVRRCTPSSALAHSLYENTDPYVIEEPDGTLFLNNAVYEEYDQRTVRIYGAEWKEKSKKSFKLEGARFSGYRTIAIMGIRNPDMIAQLDGILDDVRDRAASEFGDGFSLTFRQYGKNGVLGSFEFDSNLHEVGLIVDVVAEDQRFAHRVCSVVKAHLQHYDYKGRIATGANVAFPYSPAEIDVGGVYEFSVYHIAEDEKIEDRFYIEEIEL
- the panD gene encoding aspartate 1-decarboxylase; translated protein: MLREVLIGKIHRATVTEADLNYVGSITIDEDLMEAANMREFELVHIWNIDNGERFQTYTIKGKRGSGVICLNGAAARKVAVGDKIIIAAFGMMEEEKLDGYQPHIVIVDDNNRIVEQHRGM
- the panC gene encoding pantoate--beta-alanine ligase is translated as MRVVHSALEMQAIANKYREWGKRIGFVPTMGYLHEGHLSLVRRAKEDNDVVFVSIFVNPLQFAPNEDLDRYPRDIERDEALLEGEGVDFVFYPSVEDMYPDGFQTYVEVDKLTRVLEGKSRPTHFRGVTTVVAKLFNITKPHRAYFGKKDAQQLIVIKRMVKDLNMDIEIVGMPIVRESDGLALSSRNKYLNEEERRQAVCLYRALLRAKELIENGEKDAQAIKNEMERVIKEYPLARIDYISVNSLSSLEPINEVKDGDTLVSLAVFLGSTRLIDNMWF
- the panB gene encoding 3-methyl-2-oxobutanoate hydroxymethyltransferase, which encodes MAITVPKIKEMKAKEKITMITAYDYTSARIADEAGIDIILVGDSLAMVMQGKNSTIPVTVDEMIYHAKMVRQGVRNALIVVDMPFMSYQADYVEAVRNAGRILKETGCDAVKLEGGREFVPTINSIVAAGIPVMGHLGLTPQSINIFGSYKARGKDEAEANKIKEDARFLQEAGVFSIVLESVPKQLAREITESVKVPTIGIGAGVHTDGQVLVFHDMLGLFDDFKPKFVKRYAHLKKDAVDGIKEYIKEVKNGEFPTDEHSYL